A region of Pempheris klunzingeri isolate RE-2024b chromosome 15, fPemKlu1.hap1, whole genome shotgun sequence DNA encodes the following proteins:
- the tmem125b gene encoding transmembrane protein 125: MPEMQTFYQPHHIIHHPTGLYLDPTLVQRRHLEDQVELWWFREPRHSLLCYCASVALILGLGLGGVGLLSTTTSLSGEWRLGVGTTLCLLALAVLLKQLLSSAIQDMNCVHSRRRINQLKSGGRADPALILAVGVAVILCGTVLLCVATTGSQSYDSKEMLVSSLVLMAAGTGMALAVVGYSILIYLKRRREQRRRRMIRMSRARRLGSQAVRVFSVSGDRPMSQARRETSSSRTSLI, translated from the coding sequence ATGCCTGAGATGCAGACCTTCTACCAGCCCCACCACATCATCCATCACCCCACAGGTCTCTACCTGGACCCCACCCTGGTGCAGCGACGCCACCTGGAAGACCAAGTGGAGCTGTGGTGGTTCAGAGAGCCACGCCATTCCCTGTTGTGCTACTGTGCCTCTGTGGCCCTCATACTGGGGCTGGGCCTCGGCGGCGTGGGcctcctctccaccaccacGAGCCTGTCCGGGGAGTGGCGCCTCGGGGTGGGCACGACGCTCTGCCTCTTGGCCCTGGCTGTTCTGCTCAAGCAGCTTCTCAGCTCAGCCATCCAAGACATGAACTGCGTGCACAGCCGGCGTCGGATCAACCAGCTAAAGAGCGGCGGGAGGGCTGACCCGGCGCTCATCTTAGCCGTGGGGGTGGCAGTGATCCTCTGTGGGACGGTGCTTCTCTGCGTGGCcacaactggcagccaaagtTATGACAGCAAGGAAATGCTGGTGTCCAGTCTGGTGCTGATGGCTGCTGGGACAGGCATGGCTCTGGCTGTAGTGGGCTACAGCATCCTCATCTACCTCAAAAgaaggagggagcagaggaggaggaggatgattaGAATGAGCAGAGCGAGGAGGCTGGGGAGCCAAGCTGTCAGGGTGTTCAGTGTCTCAGGTGACAGGCCGATGAGCCAGGCCAGGAGAGAGACATCCTCCAGCAGGACTAGCCTGATATAA